A single Amphiura filiformis chromosome 8, Afil_fr2py, whole genome shotgun sequence DNA region contains:
- the LOC140159030 gene encoding LOW QUALITY PROTEIN: uncharacterized protein (The sequence of the model RefSeq protein was modified relative to this genomic sequence to represent the inferred CDS: substituted 1 base at 1 genomic stop codon) has protein sequence MQRTSSPIPRSLQQAYSSEQYSTASHGSYEDSVGLGSGGGPGGGGVADTSFELMSASQLRDQLRKEQYKRRSSQAEVEALKSAAGSLLRVDTSSKYHPLANVYHTPSNGHDSDSGISHTASGSRAKSPFSHLAGSSSSLRSSTSRHLPIRTPPVIPQIEEPWSLSPASRDNKDMQDAMYESEQRRLVLVEKLREAHETLQGQTERLCDSESKLNDSQYAMDNMSTSVQSLQRKLLSLQREREDALADKMETIRHRQGLESKVEGLDRELKNLRLSYNALQSEQAKRDVIVDQTSRALSMVEEENHKFQQTKESMLKEAIALRESLHMSKTKCDKLEANVLDLAQVREDREILVARNSELTSELRDIKEAHSGLENQNDLLKGDFQSXRGMREVFQNRAIQLEERCADLNAKCVSSAATKEKLLQEKLDLQQLLNQSNHEREQTNKARQVLENQITDMQLEVTQARLAVETKEEEMEKMMEELNAVKKVGEVLSTELSTAKQNLEKLQEEMRHVSADKRTSQQQQAYWQEEANRLTGEKESLSKALEQQKEEFSKERDQLSEQHQNIRENLKEMRTEKAKAQSKCQEIETMLHRANEEIESCSIQHHEETEQWQSSCDQLTASIGRKDEEIMMLAEQLQQAQDQMVQFKAELQAAQQKHEQLLEHQDEMDHLREENKRLAQEHGEDQQVIHLLEMQKNILAKNQTSTQHRQTIDQLQAQVDHLKAELGLSEDKITEVKEELARERSVTMSPSRSTRSTPAPCENCQLVRDQNEKLKEMNKIFTDKIKKLDTDTLNNQTKAKTISDLESKCQDLHTQIQSLNNINSLMTDKAARLESEKAEVMQNIPAPGEVISRVEYDQVEREKDRLRGDYTHLKDDYTRLNEDYNNLKSTFTDLEGYHKQLLTEKANRSPQPTRAEREQLEINIRKSQQENDALQRQIELVRSQSLIAENARMRAEDKIHVMEKELQELQMQVSNEREKNRRSSFSLDAEASLTIQLDERNQTIQKLQTEIASKNIAMENLRQGVDNRVLEKIRELEDVLKERDDLDEARRRLDQQKLALEIKLEEQRLIIEQLRDERPRLMQEKDAEIDRLDRQKTKLENDMRNLKAQLSEKDSELLRLQMKQETDIDTLQEEAFKQIRDLQALTLKKEAEIASLQEKIHEKEEECREFANTKSRLDLEFEQIQGESARKVEQLTNIVQRQEGEISGLREEIGCKNDLLRTMKQNQDSDVNNLKDMLSETTREFNRYKDSKDREIGDMRSQLSMKDEDFERTVDRKEDQIKMLKQELDDVMVERPKFKQSLQSVEDELASVRDELRRVNGMISVKEAQIQEQDRQLQMAEMKHDEAVRDRNEQRRKMQTELDDREDTITDLQRQLDVTKSEISIYQDQDDNKTKRFEERIQSQEEEINTLSKQIREVKSNNRNLTEDNQIQKKEIEKLKISGGEKCNKCVRVKAEKEELTQEKYSLEEEVDDLQQEVTRLESLLDVYQQDSKSDFKTNDAKDSITKRTPVKEEIVTPARRNPVESSKPPTMIPSITSSPASHHSSRSASPATHSSSTVNPMKLAAAMKRLSLKPSSAQQKRTASPSPRTDVRSTPTKDTLSVSDRKQNGRGLSETMPTASANSSRRSSIASLDRAARQRGLSPEPATPDRRQSVKDMPKKAYQEESRTSLNTLEARLKSLQSSSKARKAALEQKDTGPAGDAARKHTRFVLPSSKKFDKASKPRGDDNNQV, from the exons ATGCAAAGAACCAGTTCACCAATCCCACGCTCTCTTCAGCAAGCATACTCTTCTGAGCAATATTCCACTGCATCCCATGGTTCCTATGAGGATTCAGTAGGACTGGGATCAGGAGGTGGGCCCGGAGGTGGTGGAGTCGCAGACACAAGTTTTGAGTTGATGTCTGCGTCACAACTTAGAGACCAGCTCAGG AAAGAGCAGTATAAAAGAAGATCGAGTCAAGCTGAAGTTGAAGCTCTGAAAAGTGCTGCTGGTAGTCTACTTAGGGTCGACACATCATCTAAATATCATCCCTTAGCCAATGTATATCACACTCCATCCAATGGGCATGATTCAGACAGTGGCATCAG CCACACAGCTTCAGGGTCTCGAGCTAAATCCCCATTCAGTCATCTTGCAGGAAGCAGCAGCAGCCTTCGCAGCAGTACCAGCAGACATCTACCCATCAGGACACCACCAGTAATCCCTCAAATAGAAGAGCCATGGAGTCTGTCACCAGCGTCAAGAGATAACAAAGACATGCAAGATGCAATGTATGAGAGTGAACAAAGAAGGCTGGTATTGGTTGAAAAGTTGAGAGAAGCACATGAGACATTACAG GGCCAAACTGAACGTTTATGTGATAGTGAATCTAAGCTGAATGATAGTCAGTATGCAATGGACAATATGTCAACATCAGTCCAGTCTCTTCAAAGGAAATTATTATCACTTCAGAGAGAACGGGAAGATGCCTTGGCAGATAAGATGGAAACTATTCGACACAGACAGGGCTTGGAGTCCAA GGTTGAAGGCTTAGATCGTGAGTTGAAGAATCTGCGTCTATCATACAATGCCTTACAGTCAGAGCAAGCCAAACGAGATGTGATTGTGGACCAGACATCAAGAGCACTGTCAATGGTTGAGGAAGAAAATCACAAATTTCAACAG ACCAAAGAGAGTATGCTGAAGGAGGCCATAGCTTTGCGAGAGTCACTACATAtgtcaaaaacaaaatgtgataAGCTTGAAGCAAATGTGCTGGACTTGGCTCAAGTCAGAGAG gATCGGGAGATTTTAGTGGCTCGGAATTCAGAACTGACATCAGAACTTAGGGATATCAAGGAAGCACATTCTGGATTAGAAAACCAGAATGACCTGCTCAAAGGCGATTTCCAAAGCTAGAGAGGTATG AGAGAAGTTTTCCAGAATCGAGCCATCCAGCTAGAAGAGAGGTGTGCCGACCTCAATGCTAAGTGTGTGAGCTCAGCAGCTACTAAAGAAAAACTTTTGCAAGAAAAACTTGATCTACAACAACTTCTTAACCAATCTAACCATGAAAGAGAACAAACTAATAAG GCAAGACAAGTACTTGAGAACCAAATTACAGATATGCAGCTTGAAGTGACACAAGCAAGATTAGCTGTAGAAACTAAAGAAGAGGAGATGGAGAAAATGATGGAGGAACTCAATGCTGTGAAAAAG GTTGGAGAGGTCCTTTCTACCGAACTATCAACAGCCAAGCAAAACTTAGAGAAACTCCAAGAAGAAATGCGACACGTGTCCGCAGATAAACGGACATCTCAGCAGCAGCAGGCCTATTGGCAGGAGGAAGCAAATAGATTAACTGGGGAGAAAGAATCACTTAGTAAGGCATTGGAGCAACAGAAAGAAGAATTTAGCAAAGAGAGAGACCAACTGAGTGAACAGCATCAGAATATTAGAGAGAATTTGAAAGAAATGAGAACAGAGAAAGCTAAAGCACAAAGCAAATGTCAGGAAATAGAAACT ATGCTCCATCGTGCTAATGAGGAGATTGAATCCTGCAGCATCCAGCATCATGAAGAGACAGAGCAATGGCAGTCATCATGTGATCAGCTCACAGCATCTATAGGGAGGAAGGATGAGGAGATAATGATGCTAGCAGAGCAGCTACAACAGGCTCAAGACCAG ATGGTACAGTTCAAAGCAGAACTTCAAGCAGCACAGCAGAAACATGAACAACTACTAGAACACCAAGATGAGATGGATCATCTGAGGGAGGAAAATAAGAGGTTGGCTCAAGAGCACGGAGAAGACCAACAAGTAATACATCTCCTAGAAATGCAGAAGAATATCCTGGCTAAAAATCAG acTTCCACCCAGCACAGGCAGACAATAGATCAGCTGCAAGCTCAAGTAGATCATCTCAAAGCAGAATTAGGATTATCTGA AGATAAGATTACAGAAGTGAAGGAAGAGTTAGCAAGGGAACGCTCTGTCACTATGTCACCAAGCCGATCTACCCGCAGTACCCCAGCACCATGTGAGAACTGTCAGCTAGTTCGTGATCAGAATGAAAAATTGAAAGAGATGAATAAAATATTTACTGACAAGATTAAGAAG CTGGATACTGACACACTCAACAACCAAACTAAAGCAAAGACAATATCTGATCTTGAAAGTAAATGCCAAGATCTGCACACTCAGATCCAATCTCTAAATAATATTAATTCTTTGATGACGGATAAAGCAGCAAGGCTTGAGAGCGAGAAGGCTGAGGTGATGCAGAATATACCAGCTCCAGGAGAGGTCATCAGCAGGGTGGAATATGACCA AGTTGAAAGAGAAAAGGacagactgcgtggagactaCACACATCTCAAAGATGACTATACACGCCTAAATGAAGACTATAACAACCTCAAATCTACATTTACTGATTTGGAAGGATATCATAAGCAACTATTGACAGAGAAAGCCAATAGATCTCCACAACCAACCAGAGCTGAAAGAG AACAACTAGAAATAAACATCCGCAAATCCCAACAAGAAAACGATGCACTCCAACGCCAGATAGAACTGGTTCGAAGCCAAAGTTTGATTGCCGAAAATGCCAGGATGAGGGCAGAAGACAAAATCC ATGTAATGGAAAAGGAGCTACAAGAGCTGCAGATGCAAGTTTCAAATGAAAG AGAGAAGAATAGAAGATCCTCTTTTAGTCTCGATGCCGAAGCAAGTCTGACAATCCAGCTGGATGAACGCAACCAAACCATACAGAAGTTACAGACAGAAATTGCATCCAAGAATATCGCCATGGAGAATCTACGGCAAGGAGTTGACAATAGGGTGCTTGAGAAAATCCGTGAACTGGAAGATGTGCTCAAAGAACGGGATGATTTGGATGAAGCAAGGAGGAGGCTAGATCAGCAGAAGCTAGCTCTGGAGATCAAATTAGAGGAACAAAG GCTAATTATTGAACAACTTAGAGATGAAAGACCAAGACTGATGCAAGAAAAGGATGCAGAGATTGACAGGCTTGACCGACAGAAAACTAAACTAGAAAATGACATGAGAAATTTGAAG GCACAATTAAGTGAAAAAGACAGTGAGCTTCTTCGACTGCAGATGAAGCAAGAAACCGACATAGACACACTCCAGGAGGAAGCATTCAAACAAATCAGAGATCTCCAAGCCTTAACGCTTAAAAAAGAAGCCGAAATTGCAAGTCTTCAAGAGAAAATACATGAGAAGGAAGAAGAATGCAGAGAATTTGCAAATACAAAGAGCAGACTTGATCTTGAATTTGAGCAAATCCAAGGGGAGTCTGCACGAAAGGTGGAACAGCTTACAAACATTGTGCAAAGACAAGAGGGTGAGATATCAGGTCTTCGTGAAGAGATCGGTTGTAAGAATGACCTGTTGAGGACTATGAAGCAGAATCAGGACAGTGATGTCAATAATCTGAAAGACATGCTGTCTGAGACTACCAGAGAGTTCAACAGGTACAAAGATTCCAAAGATAGAGAGATTGGTGATATGAGGAGCCAGTTGTCTATGAAAGATGAAGACTTTGAGAGGACAGTTGATAGGAAAGAGGACCAGATTAAGATGCTTAAACAAGAACTAGATGATGTCATGGTGGAGAGACCAAAGTTTAAA CAATCTTTACAGAGTGTAGAGGATGAACTAGCCTCAGTAAGAGATGAATTACGGAGAGTGAATGGCATGATAAGTGTCAAAGAGGCACAGATACAGGAACAAGACAGGCAGCTACAGATGGCTGAAATGAAG CATGATGAAGCTGTCCGTGACAGGAATGAACAAAGACGCAAAATGCAGACAGAGCTGGATGACAG GGAAGATACCATCACTGATTTACAAAGACAGTTGGATGTTACGAAGAGTGAGATTTCAATATATCAAGATCAG GATGATAACAAGACCAAAAG GTTTGAAGAAAGAATTCAAAGCCAAGAGGAGGAGATCAACACACTGAGTAAACAAATAAGGGAAGTGAAGAGTAATAACAGAAACTTGACAGAGGATAACCAGATACAAAAGAAGGAGATAGAGAAGCTGAAGATATCAG GTGgggaaaaatgcaacaaatgtgtGCGTGTGAAAGCTGAGAAGGAGGAACTAACCCAGGAAAAATATAGTCTGGAAGAAGAAGTAGATGATTTACAACAAGAGGTAACCAGATTGGAATCTCTCCTGGATGTCTACCAGCAGGATAGTAAAAG TGACTTCAAAACCAATGATGCCAAAGACAGTATAACCAAGAGGACTCCAGTGAAAGAAGAAATAGTAACTCCAGCCAGGAGAAATCCAGTTGAAAGTTCCAAACCTCCAACCATGATACCATCCATCACCTCATCGCCAGCTTCGCATCATTCATCACGAAGTGCAAGCCCTGCCACGCATTCATCATCAACAGTCAACCCCATGAAACTTGCTGCAGCAATGAAAAGACTTTCTTTAAAACCCAGCAGCGCACAACAAAAAAGAACTGCATCACCATCGCCTAGAACAGACGTCCGAAGCACACCAACTAAAGATACATTAAGTGTATCAGATCGTAAACAAAATGGCCGAGGTCTCTCAGAGACTATGCCTACTGCAAGTGCTAATAGTTCTAGGAGGTCTTCTATCGCATCGTTGGATCGAGCAGCCCGACAACGTGGACTCTCACCAGAACCTGCCACTCCAGATCGTCGGCAGTCCGTGAAAGACATGCCAAAGAAAGCTTACCAGGAAGAAAGTAGGACTTCATTGAATACTTTAGAAGCAAGACTGAAGTCATTGCAGTCTTCTAGCAAAGCAAGGAAAGCAGCACTGGAACAGAAAGACACTGGTCCAGCAGGGGATGCAGCTAGGAAACATACAAGATTTGTACTGCCTTCAAGCAAGAAGTTTGACAAAGCCAGCAAACCAAGAGG AGATGACAATAACCAAGTATAG